In Brassica rapa cultivar Chiifu-401-42 unplaced genomic scaffold, CAAS_Brap_v3.01 Scaffold0258, whole genome shotgun sequence, the following are encoded in one genomic region:
- the LOC117129935 gene encoding uncharacterized protein LOC117129935, which produces MESHLCFDSGTTTAPSSPAPLFPDLQEHCEKSELVISLPDMFDKISSLDVIRFGLDKIKENCFSKSVFGNMINSFKIFEPDKFLDQQRFQNDLGISSEIILSFDQSLEQSKVFDHFEKYLELDLKQTDFCATKSFDSFVFKENSFDLNSSRHRLITDDLFASSLDLDDFLIKKMLEQNSLETETGFCELDLCDSVLQPDLLSFENDKTWNFLRSSCENFVDLSVDDILVYNTFFEKCLESLIVVSQSELKLVCSDVDNDMHVLEKINVVAYLDKILVCNVYFDFHLDRLKSVLLVLGNDILIFDLNKYLSCIFDPGLSVFVLSIQERQVQPLNESTGRAQQPQIWRSFVVQTGNLGASDRSSVQEGYLNSLKVFCLESNFTRKPTHQGFTEAWNRMKIFTDEEVMNFPNQRFFSPSIREYQISKGYSCPIKKRPEPKPIIGFQMDLPASQKDRNQKEWPWDLEVMIHPPKPARPKAALPPSFSQQTRENPTKEAAKCSPHEKQLELMILHDPNVFPQSTSCPKQKHSKDHELISSTLHENVLKPRISKRKHILTWLKNVLLKPFHELISLSCALKEIWCRKEHELKFLRPKNSFDFVHDDNFSNLALSLSFHNSFSHWPDFEIDKSIFGNQLTCLMLAHVLDDYPKCLDPVFGVLRIEKPFDYSFTRFDVVSLVALNKQDKHDQFLRRASTNGRQSTWNSLMKMTSKLQGSFFPYFSFLEFSMNFNSFVSNSSFFDIGTLDLRTNPFEEGGNDTPRSTDQYMEPNQPGDQNVLNISTEVHIFDRTGQTDLAVYWTVPHTSGKELWLEPWPDDRSDHTGACLSRPTSHLKTYGRARIHFGRAGRGDTYFELDELSELSDTTLELDELSELNDTSLELNELSNTEDGAGSAAGRNGPFQPKEKFIKSSLWDCFFPNPTSPFLSPFKAHSHQVYQEGVSKEVLVVHGKKNSTKIINFGL; this is translated from the exons atggagagccatctttgctttgattccggcacaaccactgctccttcatctcctgcccctttgtttcctgatcttcaagagcactgtgagaaatctgaattagttatttctctgcctgacatgtttgataagatcagttctcttgatgtgattcgttttggtcttgataagataaaagaaaattgtttttcaaaatctgtttttggaaacatgattaattcttttaaaatctttgaacctgataaatttCTTGATCAACAACGTTTTCAAAATGACCTTGGCATCAGTTCTGaaattattttgagctttgatcagtCCCTGGAACAAAGCaaagtttttgatcattttgaaaagtatcttgagcttgatttgaaacaaactgatttttgtgctacaaaatcttttgattcgtttgttttcaaagaaaatagctTTGATCTGAACTCTTCTAGGCATAGACTGATCACTGATGATTTGTTTGCATCTTCTCTGGACTTGGAcgatttcttaattaaaaagatGCTGGAACAGAATTCACTTGAAACTGAAACTGGTTTTTGTGAACTTGATTTATGTGAttctgttttgcagcctgatctcttgagttttgaaaatgataaaacTTGGAATTTTCTGAGATCATCTTGTGAGAATTTTGTTGATTTGAGTGTTGATGATATATTGGtctacaacacattctttgaaAAATGTCTTGAGTCTTTGATAGTTGTTTCTCAAtctgaacttaagcttgtgtgttcagatgttgaTAATGATATGCACGTTTTGGAAAAGATTAAtgttgttgcatatcttgataaGATTCTTGTCTGTAATGTCTACTTCGATTTTCATCTTGACAGGCTGAAAAGTGTGCTACTTGTTCTTGGAaatgatatcttaatttttgatttgaacaagTATCTCTCTTGCAtatttgatcctggtctttcagtgtttgttttgagtatccaggaaagacaggttcagccCCTGAATGAAAGCACTGGCCGTGCCCAACaacctcagatttggagaagctttgttgttcaaaccGGCAACCTTGGTGCCAGCGACAGAAGTTCAGTCCAAGAGGGATATCTCAACAGTCTGAaagtcttttgtcttgaatccaattttactcgaaagccaactcatcaaggattcactgaggcttggaatcgcatgaaaatcttcacggatgaagaagttatgaattttccaaaccagaggttcttcagtccgtctatccgcgagtaccagatttctaaaggatATTCATGCCCCATAAAGAAgcggcctgagccaaaaccgatcataGGGTTCCAGATGGATCTCCCAGCTTCTCAGAAAGACCGAAATCAGAAGGAATGGCCATGGGATCTTGAAGTTATGATCCATCCACCAAAACCGGCCAGACCAAAGGCAGCACTGCCTCCTTCATTCAGCCAACAAACCAGAG AAAACCCAACAAAAGAGGCAGCAAAGTGTTCACCACATGAAAAACAATTGGAGCTGATGATCCTCCATGACCCAAATGTGTTTCCTCAGTCAACTTCCTGTCCAAAACAAAAGCACTCtaaggatcatgagttgatttcctctactcttcatgaaaatgttttgaaaccgagaatttcaaagagaaaacatattcttacttggttgaaaaacgttttgctcaaaccttttcatgaattgatttcattgagctgtgctttgaaagagatttggtgtaggaaagagcatgaactaaaatttcttaggccaaagaattcttttgatttcgttcatgatgataatttttcaaatttggcattgtctctttctttccataacagtttctcacattggcctgattttgagattgataaatcaatttttggcaaccagcttacttgcttaatgcttgcccacgtccttgatgattatcctaagtgCTTGGATCCTGTTTTTGGtgtcttaaggatagagaaaccctttgattattcctttaccagatttgatgtggtttctctagttgctttgaataaacaggataagcatgatcagtttctaaggagagcaagcaccaatggacgccaaagtacttggaattccttgatgaaaatgacttcaaaactccaaggaagtttctttccatatttttcattccttgaattttccatgaattttaattcctttgtatctaATTCATCGTTTTTTGATATAGGtactttggatttgaggacaaatccttttgaagaaggagggaatgatacaccgcggtccacggatcagtacatggagccgaaccagcctggagatcagaacgttctgaacatttcaaccgaggttcacaTTTTTGACCGTACCGGACAGACTGACCTTGCAGTGTACTGGACAGTCCCGCATACGTCCGGaaaggagctttggctggaaccatggccagatgaccgatctgaccatactggggcttgtctttcccgtccaacttcacatttgaagacatatggtcgagctagaatccactttggacgagctggacgaggTGACACTTACTTTGAGctagatgagctgagtgagctaagtgacactactctggagctggatgagctgagtgagctaaatgacactagcttggagctgaatgagctaagtaacactgaagatggagctggttcagctgctgggcgaaatgggccttttcagcccaaagaaaaGTTCATCAAAAGTTCACTATGGGATTGTTTCTTTCCAAATCCGACCAGTCCTTTCCTCAGTCCATTTAAAGCACATTCTCATCAAGTATACCAAGAGGGAGTCAGCAAGGAAGTCTTGGTCGTGCATGGGAAAAAGaattcaacaaaaatcattaatttcggtctttag